Proteins encoded together in one Lysinibacillus sp. FSL K6-0232 window:
- a CDS encoding lipid II flippase Amj family protein codes for MDLITDKLIMIALFILMIHAIETLAYAVRLSGARVRLLASALALFNVMVMVSRLANMMQQPFTGSLVDTAPTDHALTYVEHQFRLIIGAASIGTLLGTLLIPTFVAIFSRAIIHLAEERGSIPALLKKGFTFDYIRRGIKHIHRPSFSYVKGIRLRDIPIKLFIINIVITAIYTIGVLSALYAALLVPELKTTAVMASGLINGIATILLIVFIDPKISILADDVINHKGSYLDLKRVSVMMMFSRLLGTIVAQLLLLPGAHYVAWFAKFIA; via the coding sequence ATGGATTTAATAACAGACAAATTAATAATGATTGCCTTATTTATTTTAATGATTCATGCAATTGAAACGCTTGCTTATGCAGTACGTTTATCAGGAGCGCGTGTTAGATTACTAGCCTCTGCGTTAGCTCTTTTTAATGTAATGGTCATGGTTTCAAGGCTGGCGAATATGATGCAGCAGCCATTTACAGGGAGCTTAGTCGATACAGCGCCTACTGATCATGCTCTGACATATGTAGAACACCAGTTTCGACTAATTATTGGAGCGGCATCCATTGGCACACTGCTAGGCACATTATTGATTCCAACCTTTGTCGCTATTTTTTCAAGAGCAATTATTCATCTAGCTGAGGAGCGAGGCTCCATTCCAGCATTATTGAAAAAGGGCTTTACTTTTGACTATATAAGACGAGGTATAAAGCATATTCATAGACCAAGCTTTAGCTATGTAAAAGGCATTCGTCTACGGGATATACCGATTAAATTATTTATCATCAATATTGTCATTACAGCTATTTATACCATTGGCGTTTTATCTGCGCTCTATGCGGCTTTATTAGTACCAGAACTGAAAACCACAGCTGTTATGGCATCTGGGTTAATTAATGGTATAGCAACGATTCTTCTAATAGTATTTATTGATCCTAAAATTTCCATTCTTGCTGATGATGTTATCAATCATAAGGGAAGCTACCTTGATTTAAAAAGAGTTTCTGTTATGATGATGTTTTCCAGATTGCTAGGAACGATTGTGGCACAGCTATTATTGCTGCCAGGTGCACATTATGTTGCATGGTTTGCCAAGTTTATTGCTTAA
- a CDS encoding MFS transporter, protein MLDKAQVSVELYMDSPEKLKSLYKRVLFVVSLSQIFGGAGLAAGVTVGALLAQQMLGTDAYAGVPSALFTLGSAVAAFAVGKLSQRYGRRLGLSTGFVVGGLGAAGVVMAALLNHVPLLFAALLIYGAGTATNLQARYAGTDLANSKQRATAISTTMLMTTFGAVLGPNLVDLMGKVALSIGIPALAGPFLLSAVAFIVAGLVLFIMLRPDPLEIAKAIEAHKQKNQEHQAQTLPISSNKRGLAVGATVMVLTQMVMVAIMTMTPVHMKHHGHGLAEVGVVIGFHVGAMYLPSLVTGILVDKIGRTAMSIASGITLLLAGLLAAFAPSDSMILLIVALSLLGLGWNFGLISGTAQIVDATEPSTRAKTQGKMDVFVALAGASGGALSGMVVANSSYAALSLAGGLLSLLLIPVVIWSRKAAS, encoded by the coding sequence ATGCTTGACAAAGCACAAGTTTCGGTAGAATTGTATATGGATTCACCAGAAAAACTAAAAAGCTTATATAAACGTGTATTATTTGTTGTTAGTTTATCCCAAATTTTTGGTGGAGCAGGGCTTGCAGCAGGGGTTACAGTGGGCGCGCTTTTGGCTCAGCAAATGCTGGGCACAGATGCCTATGCAGGTGTACCATCTGCTTTATTTACATTAGGGTCAGCAGTAGCAGCCTTTGCTGTAGGAAAGCTGTCCCAGCGTTATGGTCGTCGCTTAGGCTTATCAACAGGCTTTGTTGTCGGCGGGCTAGGGGCAGCTGGCGTTGTGATGGCAGCTTTATTGAATCATGTACCGTTATTATTTGCTGCTCTATTAATCTATGGTGCTGGTACGGCAACCAATTTACAGGCGCGCTATGCGGGTACAGATTTAGCCAATAGCAAGCAGAGAGCAACAGCTATTAGTACAACCATGTTGATGACAACATTTGGTGCTGTTTTAGGTCCCAATCTTGTAGACCTTATGGGAAAAGTGGCACTATCTATTGGCATTCCAGCGCTGGCAGGGCCTTTTCTATTATCGGCTGTAGCTTTTATTGTTGCGGGCTTAGTGCTTTTTATCATGCTGCGCCCTGATCCTTTAGAAATTGCTAAGGCGATTGAAGCCCATAAGCAAAAAAATCAAGAACATCAAGCACAAACCCTACCTATATCCAGCAATAAAAGAGGCCTAGCTGTGGGAGCAACAGTGATGGTTTTAACGCAAATGGTAATGGTTGCGATTATGACCATGACACCTGTACATATGAAGCATCATGGGCATGGTTTAGCAGAAGTAGGTGTGGTTATAGGCTTTCATGTCGGTGCTATGTATTTGCCATCGCTTGTAACAGGTATTCTAGTAGATAAAATAGGGCGAACAGCGATGAGTATTGCTTCAGGTATTACATTATTATTAGCTGGTCTATTGGCTGCATTTGCACCAAGCGATTCGATGATTTTACTGATTGTCGCACTGTCCTTGCTTGGATTAGGCTGGAATTTTGGTTTAATTAGTGGTACAGCACAAATCGTTGATGCTACAGAGCCCTCCACACGTGCAAAAACACAGGGCAAAATGGATGTCTTTGTTGCGCTGGCAGGTGCATCTGGTGGTGCACTATCAGGTATGGTGGTGGCGAATTCAAGCTATGCAGCATTGTCCTTGGCAGGAGGACTTTTATCATTATTATTGATTCCTGTTGTGATTTGGTCAAGAAAGGCAGCTTCATAA
- a CDS encoding ABC transporter ATP-binding protein yields MIEINHLKKTYSTISSEKFRVFNDISLMIPDGQWCSIIGPSGSGKTTFLNCVAGLMHPDEGEVLYEKISIYNMKEKERNDYRRFHIGFVFQDFKLLPHYSVLDNVILPLYYDKPKRELYSRARTLLTQVGISENLFNRLPEGLSGGEKQRVAIARALMANPKVLICDEPTGSLDVANRNKVLEIFLQLKQKGLTILLVTHDEEVAGRGDVTYRLNDGQLEEVGGNKR; encoded by the coding sequence ATGATAGAGATTAACCATTTAAAGAAAACCTATTCCACTATTTCCTCTGAAAAGTTCAGAGTATTCAATGATATATCCTTGATGATTCCTGATGGGCAGTGGTGTTCGATTATTGGTCCATCTGGTAGTGGGAAAACAACTTTTTTAAATTGCGTGGCTGGTTTAATGCACCCTGATGAAGGTGAGGTTCTTTATGAAAAGATCAGCATATATAATATGAAAGAAAAAGAGAGAAATGATTACCGAAGATTTCACATAGGCTTTGTTTTTCAGGATTTCAAGCTGCTACCGCATTATTCTGTGTTAGATAATGTGATACTTCCTCTGTATTATGATAAGCCAAAAAGAGAGCTATACAGTAGGGCAAGAACTCTCTTAACGCAAGTCGGTATTTCAGAAAATTTATTTAATAGATTACCAGAGGGCTTATCGGGTGGAGAAAAGCAAAGGGTCGCCATCGCACGTGCCTTAATGGCTAACCCAAAAGTATTAATTTGTGATGAGCCAACAGGTAGTTTAGATGTAGCAAATCGGAATAAGGTGTTGGAAATATTTTTACAATTAAAGCAAAAGGGCTTGACCATTTTATTAGTAACGCATGATGAGGAAGTAGCAGGGCGAGGCGATGTCACGTATAGACTAAACGATGGACAATTGGAGGAAGTCGGGGGAAATAAACGATGA
- a CDS encoding metal ABC transporter permease codes for MIEFWVIVTGLLVGMTCGIAGVFLILRKMSMIADAISHTVLFGIVMAYILTQTLNGFWMLVGAAFAGILTAYLVQLLHSSGIQEDAAIGVVFTSLFAAGVLLITLFAGNVHLDVEHVLMGEIAFVPWNQWSLLGISMPKAVWMLLFVLMINVTFLVLFFKEMKLTTFDPVYAASIGLPIVFLHYAFMTSISFTTVAAFDSVGAILVVAMLIGPAATSYLMSKTIKQMFVYSMLFGALAAIIGYYLAKLWDTSIAGMMATTVGLLFMIVFIGQKIIERRRKFLVHKFEIE; via the coding sequence ATGATTGAATTTTGGGTAATTGTTACAGGACTATTAGTAGGCATGACATGTGGGATTGCAGGTGTCTTTTTAATATTGCGGAAAATGTCTATGATTGCGGATGCCATTAGCCATACAGTATTATTTGGTATTGTGATGGCCTATATCCTTACGCAAACGCTTAATGGCTTTTGGATGCTTGTTGGAGCCGCATTCGCAGGTATTTTAACGGCTTACCTTGTACAATTATTACATTCCTCTGGTATTCAGGAGGATGCTGCAATTGGGGTAGTCTTTACATCGTTATTTGCTGCGGGTGTCCTGCTTATTACACTATTTGCGGGGAATGTGCATTTAGATGTTGAGCATGTTTTAATGGGAGAGATTGCCTTTGTGCCATGGAATCAATGGTCATTGCTTGGTATCTCAATGCCGAAAGCGGTCTGGATGCTATTATTCGTGCTAATGATTAATGTGACATTCCTTGTATTGTTCTTTAAGGAAATGAAGCTGACAACCTTTGATCCTGTGTATGCCGCGTCCATTGGTCTGCCGATTGTCTTTCTTCATTATGCCTTTATGACATCGATTTCCTTTACAACCGTTGCGGCATTTGATAGTGTAGGCGCTATTTTGGTGGTTGCCATGTTAATCGGTCCAGCTGCAACGTCCTATTTAATGAGTAAAACGATTAAGCAGATGTTTGTCTATAGCATGTTGTTTGGTGCGTTGGCAGCTATTATTGGCTATTATTTAGCGAAGCTCTGGGATACATCGATTGCAGGGATGATGGCAACAACGGTAGGGCTGTTGTTTATGATTGTCTTTATCGGTCAAAAAATAATTGAGCGTAGAAGAAAGTTTCTTGTCCATAAATTCGAAATAGAATGA
- a CDS encoding metal ABC transporter permease — MLSGNLLWVLSGTMLLGIAAGITGTFSFLQKQSLVGDAAAHAALPGIALAFLLTGQKELPILMLGAGITSALSVYCIQWIVSFSKLKADAAIGLVLTVFFGIGIVFLTVVNRSPLGNQSGLNSFIFGKAATITKADLLWLFISAIIIIVVSLLFYKEWKLLIFDPVYAKGIGLPIEALKATLTVLIVMTIVTGIQAVGVILMSALLIIPTASARLWTNKLSSMLILSAAIGGIAGMAGTFISAIRTGLSTGPIIVLVAAGIFFISYFISPTGQIRKYYRKRQFRKQGDVG; from the coding sequence ATGTTAAGTGGTAACTTATTATGGGTACTAAGCGGAACGATGTTACTTGGCATTGCGGCTGGCATCACAGGTACTTTTTCCTTCTTACAAAAGCAAAGTCTAGTTGGTGATGCTGCGGCACATGCAGCATTGCCAGGCATTGCACTAGCATTCCTGCTAACAGGTCAAAAGGAATTACCGATTCTAATGCTTGGAGCGGGCATTACCTCTGCCTTATCCGTTTATTGCATACAATGGATTGTATCGTTTTCAAAATTAAAAGCAGATGCAGCCATTGGGTTGGTGCTTACGGTATTCTTTGGTATTGGCATTGTTTTTTTAACGGTTGTCAATCGTAGTCCGCTTGGCAATCAAAGCGGGCTTAATAGCTTTATTTTTGGTAAAGCGGCAACCATAACAAAGGCAGATTTATTATGGCTGTTTATTAGTGCAATCATTATTATTGTGGTAAGTCTTCTATTCTATAAAGAATGGAAACTGCTTATTTTTGACCCTGTTTATGCAAAAGGCATCGGTTTACCGATTGAGGCTTTAAAGGCAACGTTAACCGTGCTAATTGTCATGACGATTGTTACGGGTATTCAAGCTGTAGGTGTCATTTTAATGTCTGCGCTATTAATTATCCCTACGGCTAGTGCGAGGCTATGGACCAATAAATTAAGCTCAATGCTAATCCTTAGTGCCGCTATTGGCGGGATTGCTGGGATGGCAGGAACCTTTATTAGCGCGATCAGAACAGGCTTATCGACAGGACCGATTATTGTATTGGTGGCAGCGGGGATATTTTTTATTTCTTATTTTATTAGTCCTACAGGCCAAATTCGTAAATATTATCGAAAAAGACAGTTTCGAAAGCAGGGTGATGTAGGATGA
- a CDS encoding metal ABC transporter ATP-binding protein, whose product MYALAVENLSVAYDKKTVLENACVKVPQGHLAAIIGPNGAGKSTFLKAILNQLPNKVGKVEILGKAFEPKSLVVGYVPQRNAVDWGFPTNALDIVLMGRYGHMGLLKRPSKQDKLIAQQALASVGMQDFAERSIGQLSGGQQQRVFLARALAQNADIYFLDEPFAGVDAATEKTIIDILKDLKTQGKSIFVVHHDLQTVKEYFDYTILLNKKILASGATEDVFTPEQLQKTYGGKLFMMQHV is encoded by the coding sequence ATGTATGCATTAGCAGTGGAAAATTTATCAGTGGCATATGATAAAAAAACTGTGTTAGAAAATGCTTGTGTAAAAGTACCGCAAGGGCATTTAGCTGCGATTATTGGGCCAAATGGTGCAGGCAAATCAACCTTTTTAAAGGCGATTTTAAATCAGCTTCCTAATAAAGTAGGGAAAGTTGAAATTTTAGGGAAGGCATTTGAGCCAAAAAGCTTAGTCGTTGGCTATGTTCCTCAGCGCAATGCCGTTGATTGGGGCTTTCCTACAAATGCACTCGATATTGTCCTCATGGGGCGTTATGGTCATATGGGTTTATTGAAAAGACCATCCAAGCAGGATAAATTAATTGCTCAGCAGGCTTTAGCAAGTGTAGGGATGCAGGATTTTGCAGAGCGTTCTATTGGACAGCTTTCAGGAGGGCAGCAGCAGCGTGTCTTCCTGGCAAGAGCCCTTGCTCAAAATGCCGATATTTACTTTTTAGATGAGCCATTTGCTGGAGTGGATGCGGCAACAGAAAAAACGATTATTGATATTTTAAAAGACTTAAAGACACAGGGAAAAAGTATTTTTGTGGTGCATCATGATCTGCAAACCGTCAAAGAATACTTTGATTATACAATTTTATTAAATAAAAAAATTTTAGCATCAGGCGCAACAGAAGATGTTTTTACACCAGAGCAACTACAGAAAACCTATGGTGGCAAGCTTTTTATGATGCAGCATGTGTAG
- a CDS encoding metal ABC transporter solute-binding protein, Zn/Mn family: protein MKQLLGVLVVSLSLLFGCSATTEGEKQGIVVATTGQIADVIQEISGNHLQVSALMGSGVDPHLYKATQSDLSKLDKAEVIFYNGLHLEGQMLDIFEQMAKDKTVLAVGETVDEKQLLASDDAMLHDPHIWFDIDIWKEVTKTISEQLQEEYPEFKEDFQKNEEAYVKELDELQTYAKERVNEIPQQQRILVTAHDAFNYFGRSQGFEVRGLQGLSTESEYGVKDVQEMVDFLVANQIKAIFVESSVSDKAMQAVIEGAKQKGHDIVIGGELFSDAMGAEGTEEGTYIGMYQHNIDTIVDALK from the coding sequence ATGAAACAATTATTAGGTGTATTAGTAGTATCACTCTCGCTGTTGTTTGGCTGCTCAGCGACCACAGAGGGGGAGAAGCAAGGCATTGTTGTCGCAACGACGGGACAAATTGCAGATGTTATTCAAGAAATTAGTGGCAATCATTTGCAAGTATCTGCATTAATGGGTTCAGGTGTAGACCCACATTTATACAAGGCAACACAAAGTGACTTATCAAAATTGGATAAAGCGGAAGTTATTTTTTATAATGGCTTACATTTAGAAGGGCAAATGCTCGATATTTTTGAGCAAATGGCAAAGGATAAAACGGTGCTAGCTGTCGGTGAAACAGTAGATGAAAAACAGCTACTTGCTAGCGATGATGCCATGCTACATGATCCACATATTTGGTTTGATATTGATATTTGGAAAGAAGTAACAAAGACCATTAGTGAGCAGTTGCAAGAGGAATATCCAGAATTCAAAGAGGATTTCCAAAAGAATGAAGAAGCGTATGTAAAGGAATTGGACGAATTACAAACATATGCAAAAGAGCGTGTCAATGAAATTCCACAGCAGCAACGTATTTTAGTAACGGCTCATGATGCCTTTAACTATTTTGGTAGAAGTCAAGGGTTTGAGGTACGTGGTTTACAGGGACTTAGCACAGAATCAGAGTATGGTGTGAAAGATGTGCAGGAAATGGTAGATTTCTTAGTTGCTAATCAGATTAAGGCGATTTTTGTTGAGTCAAGTGTGTCCGATAAAGCGATGCAGGCTGTCATTGAAGGTGCAAAGCAAAAAGGACACGATATTGTTATCGGTGGAGAGCTGTTCTCAGATGCAATGGGCGCAGAGGGCACGGAAGAAGGCACATATATTGGGATGTATCAACATAATATCGACACAATTGTTGATGCACTAAAGTAG
- a CDS encoding S-layer homology domain-containing protein — MKKLLSILFFMLLVGSVSNVQAAGFKDVSVDHYAYEAILWAEEYDIVNGFTDGTFKPNATITEQQLAKLLANFYELESPMEELNKQTPAAIWSDDDYDRLASYGVPLNGYFDNRIRAATVKRGVVAQAIAHLASGKKDLNQSIQFLLDYYISSGQNPKYEDRNLQKFYGVANNITRAQVVTMLYRMDERNFYAISDDAQAIHDNANQLALNTRAKNAQNQLDPSMQLTTPSQSAWEGIYTYYYKWGKGANDFNRRDAMITNATNKSFTISLTANDGNASGNVQGTATVTSSHKALMNTSTNGNRCVIEFERLSNNALKVTEIDCRAERNEGTNYSGTLKKQ, encoded by the coding sequence ATGAAAAAACTTCTAAGTATCTTATTTTTTATGCTGCTTGTAGGCAGTGTGAGCAATGTACAGGCTGCGGGCTTTAAAGATGTATCAGTAGATCATTATGCATATGAGGCGATTTTATGGGCAGAGGAGTACGATATTGTGAATGGTTTTACAGATGGCACATTTAAGCCAAATGCAACCATTACAGAGCAGCAATTGGCCAAGCTACTCGCTAATTTTTATGAGCTGGAATCACCAATGGAGGAGCTAAACAAGCAGACACCTGCTGCCATTTGGTCTGATGATGATTATGATCGGCTTGCTAGTTACGGAGTACCATTAAATGGTTATTTTGATAATCGTATTCGAGCGGCTACTGTTAAGCGTGGCGTTGTGGCACAGGCAATTGCCCATCTAGCTAGTGGAAAAAAAGACTTAAATCAATCCATTCAATTTTTACTCGACTATTATATTTCTTCAGGGCAAAATCCGAAGTATGAGGATCGAAATTTACAGAAGTTTTATGGTGTCGCAAATAATATAACGCGTGCACAAGTAGTGACAATGCTCTATCGTATGGATGAACGCAATTTTTATGCCATCTCAGACGATGCACAGGCCATTCATGATAATGCTAACCAACTCGCATTAAATACCCGTGCCAAAAATGCACAAAATCAGCTTGATCCATCTATGCAGCTCACAACACCTAGCCAAAGCGCTTGGGAGGGAATTTATACCTATTACTATAAATGGGGTAAGGGCGCAAATGATTTTAACCGCCGTGATGCTATGATTACTAACGCTACGAATAAGAGCTTTACGATTTCATTAACAGCAAATGATGGGAACGCTTCAGGCAATGTTCAGGGAACGGCTACCGTTACAAGCAGCCATAAAGCGTTAATGAATACATCCACAAATGGCAATCGCTGTGTCATCGAGTTTGAACGTTTATCCAATAATGCGCTAAAAGTAACGGAGATTGATTGCCGTGCAGAGCGCAATGAAGGCACAAATTATTCAGGCACACTAAAAAAACAATAA
- a CDS encoding LysR family transcriptional regulator, which produces MDMKQLQTFLIAAKTLSFTQTAQRLDYAQSSITAQIKALEQELGAMLFERLGKRIVLTEEGRHLQQYAQKMIALEHTMKKALRNEQEQMVLKVGAQESQCVYRFPSILQQFQQAYPQVKIIFKPVHTTEIAKELLQAGALDIAFITDAYQETAMLQRERLTEEQLVFVCASSYKRQALSEETLLLTEAGCSYRNHLETYLQQEQAMSQQIIEFASIEAIKQCVIAGLGITYLPKMVVAKELQNGELIECPFSFMLAPIYTDIAWHRDKQMKPALQDFIALAKKHYQA; this is translated from the coding sequence ATGGATATGAAACAGCTCCAAACATTTTTAATCGCTGCTAAAACTCTAAGCTTTACACAAACAGCCCAGCGTCTAGACTATGCTCAATCAAGCATAACCGCTCAAATCAAAGCATTGGAACAGGAGCTAGGTGCTATGCTTTTCGAACGACTAGGCAAACGTATCGTACTAACAGAGGAAGGCAGGCATCTACAGCAGTATGCTCAAAAAATGATAGCACTAGAGCATACGATGAAAAAGGCACTGCGTAATGAGCAGGAGCAAATGGTATTAAAGGTGGGCGCACAGGAAAGCCAATGCGTCTATCGTTTCCCTAGTATTTTACAGCAATTTCAGCAAGCCTATCCACAGGTGAAAATTATTTTTAAGCCTGTCCATACAACTGAAATTGCCAAGGAATTATTACAAGCAGGTGCATTAGATATTGCTTTTATTACAGATGCTTACCAAGAAACCGCTATGCTACAGCGGGAGCGTTTAACGGAAGAACAGCTTGTTTTTGTATGTGCATCTAGCTATAAAAGACAAGCATTATCCGAGGAAACGCTGCTGTTAACGGAAGCAGGCTGCTCGTATCGAAATCATTTAGAAACCTATTTACAGCAGGAGCAAGCTATGTCACAGCAAATAATTGAATTTGCTAGTATTGAAGCCATTAAGCAATGCGTCATAGCAGGGCTAGGCATCACCTATTTACCTAAAATGGTTGTAGCAAAAGAATTACAAAATGGCGAATTAATAGAATGTCCATTTTCCTTTATGTTAGCGCCAATTTATACAGATATTGCTTGGCATAGAGATAAGCAGATGAAGCCAGCCCTTCAAGATTTTATTGCACTAGCAAAAAAGCACTATCAAGCTTAA
- a CDS encoding flavodoxin family protein: MNITAFIGSSRAHGNSEQLTNIVLEGIAHKKIYVKDLHIEPIHDLRHDANGFQLIEDDYDQVIEALLTSDVVVFATPIYWYSMSGIMKNMVDRFSQAIRDERFPELKEKLTTTEAIVLAVGGDHPTVKGLPMIQQFQYIFDFIKMPFTFYIIGEGNKPGDITSDKQALAQAAILNRQLKARI, from the coding sequence ATGAATATTACTGCATTTATTGGCAGCTCCAGAGCACATGGCAATAGCGAGCAATTAACAAATATTGTACTAGAGGGCATTGCCCATAAAAAAATATACGTAAAGGACTTACATATTGAGCCTATCCACGATTTACGCCATGATGCTAATGGCTTTCAATTGATCGAAGATGATTATGACCAAGTAATAGAGGCACTATTAACAAGCGATGTTGTAGTATTTGCTACACCTATCTATTGGTATAGTATGTCTGGTATTATGAAAAATATGGTAGACCGCTTTAGTCAGGCAATTCGTGATGAACGTTTTCCAGAGCTAAAGGAAAAGCTCACAACAACGGAAGCCATCGTTCTTGCTGTTGGTGGCGATCATCCTACCGTCAAAGGTTTACCAATGATTCAGCAATTCCAATATATCTTTGATTTTATTAAAATGCCATTTACATTTTATATTATTGGAGAAGGTAATAAACCAGGTGATATTACTAGCGATAAACAAGCACTGGCACAGGCTGCTATTTTAAATCGCCAACTAAAAGCACGCATTTAA
- a CDS encoding pyridoxamine 5'-phosphate oxidase family protein: protein MTSVREEILAILNREKIGTMATVENGKPHSRYMTFQHKDFVLYTVTNQHSEKMAELRKNPYVHILYGYDNGGFGDTYVEIEGKLTEVEEEGLKNKVAEFFTSLLVGNRDEMVTLKIEPIRMRLMNKKGEPPQELNFSNKA from the coding sequence ATGACTTCTGTACGTGAGGAAATTTTAGCGATTTTAAATCGTGAAAAAATAGGCACAATGGCAACAGTGGAAAATGGCAAACCACATTCCCGTTATATGACATTTCAACATAAGGATTTTGTATTATACACTGTGACCAATCAGCACTCTGAGAAAATGGCAGAGCTGCGTAAAAATCCATATGTCCATATTTTATATGGCTATGACAATGGAGGCTTTGGCGATACGTATGTGGAAATAGAGGGCAAGCTAACAGAAGTAGAGGAAGAAGGTTTAAAAAATAAAGTAGCTGAATTTTTCACAAGCCTATTAGTGGGCAATCGGGATGAAATGGTAACGTTAAAAATTGAACCGATTCGTATGCGCCTCATGAATAAAAAAGGGGAGCCGCCACAAGAGCTAAATTTTTCGAATAAAGCGTAA
- a CDS encoding YczE/YyaS/YitT family protein, which yields MKQAFLSRCIFFITGIFVLSFGITLTIKGQLFGVGSWDVLHIGLTKTIGLTIGTWSIVLGLAILAFDMLVTKKLPLPGTFIDMFLAGIFIDVFNYWLPDIEGFWMQLVAYVIGLFLLGWGCGMYMVANLGIGPRDTLMLMLVHKLGWSVTRARTTMEVTVAIVGVLLGGPLGIGTVLMAFGLGPIVQFAIAFNEKLLWRWTGVKTAIVS from the coding sequence ATGAAACAGGCTTTTTTATCACGCTGTATATTTTTTATAACAGGAATTTTCGTTTTATCATTTGGCATTACATTAACGATTAAAGGACAGCTTTTCGGTGTTGGCTCTTGGGATGTATTACATATTGGCTTAACAAAAACAATCGGATTAACCATTGGTACTTGGTCTATTGTATTAGGGCTGGCTATTTTAGCCTTTGATATGCTGGTTACAAAAAAGTTACCACTGCCAGGCACGTTTATTGATATGTTTTTAGCAGGTATTTTTATTGATGTATTTAACTACTGGCTACCTGATATCGAGGGCTTTTGGATGCAGCTTGTTGCCTATGTCATTGGACTATTTTTATTAGGCTGGGGCTGTGGGATGTATATGGTGGCGAACTTAGGCATTGGTCCTCGCGATACGTTAATGTTAATGCTGGTGCATAAGCTAGGCTGGAGTGTCACGCGCGCCCGTACAACAATGGAGGTCACGGTTGCGATTGTTGGTGTTTTACTCGGTGGGCCGCTTGGTATTGGTACAGTATTAATGGCTTTTGGGCTTGGGCCAATTGTTCAATTTGCAATTGCTTTTAATGAAAAATTATTATGGCGATGGACGGGTGTCAAAACTGCCATCGTATCCTAA
- a CDS encoding PadR family transcriptional regulator, with amino-acid sequence MHYILLALREPLHGYALMQKIEELSDGNVRIAAGTMYGAIENLLKYQWITPVATEDTRRKVYQITAEGLAILAAEQQRLQHILAVYERVDGHEEI; translated from the coding sequence ATGCATTATATTTTACTTGCCTTACGTGAACCATTGCACGGCTATGCATTGATGCAAAAGATTGAGGAACTAAGTGATGGTAATGTTAGAATTGCGGCGGGGACGATGTATGGTGCCATTGAAAATTTATTAAAATATCAATGGATTACACCTGTTGCAACAGAGGATACAAGGCGCAAAGTTTATCAAATTACTGCGGAAGGCTTAGCTATTTTAGCCGCTGAGCAGCAACGATTACAGCATATTTTAGCTGTCTATGAAAGGGTGGATGGACATGAGGAAATTTAA